ACCCGGTACCGAGTGCGGGAATGGCGAAGGCACCGTCGCGCACGAGCAGGATGCCTCGCGGCTCCAGGGCGCGCCAGGTGCCCGTCACCTGGATGTCGGCATCGTAGCCGCCTCGCAGGTCCCGCAGACCGGGCGCGAAGGCTTGGACGCCAGCGAGCGGCGAGCCGTCGGCGGTGACGCGCACGTAGAGCGGTGCCTCGAGCAGCCGCTGGTCGATCGTGCGCGACTCGAGCCTGAGGTCCAGTGGTAGCTCGGCGGTGACGGCAAAGGCGTCGCGATCCTGCAGCTCACCGCGCATCAGGACCTGCGCCACCTGGTCGGCAAACTGTGCCTGAAAACTGAATCGCGGCCCGACGGTACCGTCGACCACCGTGGAATCCAGCGCGCCTGTCATCGTCAGGCGCGGGGCCGCAGTGGAGCCCGTGAGCGTGGCGTCGAGCGAGACGGCACCATCCACCCGCGGCGGCATCAGGCCGGTGAATCGCGCGTGGCGCAGCGGCACCCGCGTCACCACGCTGCGCAGGTATACCTCGCCCGCCGACCTCAGCTCCGCGTCGAGCGTGAGTTGCGCGCCATCATCGCTGGACAGATCCAGTGAATCGACCACGGTGCGATCGGGGCCGGCGAACACGCGGGCCGGCCGCCGCAGGCGCCAGGCGGCGTTCTGCGTCCGCGCTTCCAGTGAGTCCAGCCGCAGCTCGAGGCTGTCGCCCATGTAGTGCACATCGGCGCGCGCCGAGGCGACGACGGTGTCGGCGGCGATCATCCGCAGCGACGCGTCGGCCCAGGCCGCCTCGCGTACCGTCGCTTCGGCCGAGAGCCGATGCACCGGCAGGCCGAGTCCATCGATCTGCACGGCGTCGAAGGTGACGAGGCCACGCGTCGCCGTGGGCAATCCGCCGAGCAGGAGTTCGGCGTCGACCTGGCGCACGGCGTACGATCCCGCGTGCAGTCCCGTGGCCCGCAGCTGTGCCTGCACGTCCAGTGTGTCCAGCGAGCCCAAGGCAATGCCTTCGAGTCGCGCCGATCCGCCGAGCGAATCGGCCCAGGCCTCGGCCAGCGAGTCGGAGAGGAAGCCGGCGAGCAGTGCCGCGGAGTCGAGCACGGCCACGAACCTCAGCGTGTCGCGCAGCGCGGGCTCGCGGCTCAGCCGGCCGCGCGCGGCGAACGAGCCAACCGGGCCGCGGATGGCGATGGTGTCCACGCGGATGCCGCCGGGTTCGAGCAGCAGGTCACCACGACCGTCGGCCAGCGAGAGTCCGGCGAGCTGGCTCGTGGAATCGATCGCGAAGCTGATGGGGCCACTCGGTTCCTCCCAAGGACCGTCGAGCCCGAGCGTGGCGCGTGCCGTGAGCGCGTGCGGGGGCAGCACCAAACCCGGCGCGAAGCGCCGCAGGTCGAGTGCCCACACGGCCGCCTCGCCCTTGAGCACCAGGCGCGCCGTGTCCATCGAGGTGGCGCCGCGAAATGCCACGTCCGCGTCCTCACCGGACAGCGCGAGGTCCAGCGCCACGGAATCACCGGTGGCGGAGACATCGAGCGTGCCGTGCAGTCGGCCGGCGAGTCGCTCGGGCGTGAACGCGCGTCCCAGTGACGCGACGCCGACCGTGTCGAGCGACAGGCGCGCCTCGAGCCAGGTGGTGGACACGTCGCTGGCGAGGCGACCGCTGCCGCGGACGTGCGAGCGCGGCAGCGCAGCGTCCACGTGCACGAGGTCGAGCTCGCGGAAGGCGATGTTGGAGACGGGGCCGTCAAGCAACACGCGGCCGCGCAGGAAGCCCTGCAGGCTGTCCGCGACGTCCGTCACGGCACCGGCCGTGCGGACGTCCATCGAGTCGATGCGTACCGTGAGCGGCTGCAGTCGCGTGTCGGTAGCGAGCAGGTCCAGACTTCCTGCGACCGTGAACTGCGACTCCGCGCCCGCGATGCGGCGATCCTCGTAGGTGAGCGTCGCCGAGTCGAGCAGCCAGCGGTCGAGCGGTCCGCCGCGCGCGCGCAGCCGGCCGCGCAGTCGGCCATCGAATGGCGGCGGGGGTGTCGAGTCGCCGAAGAGCTGACGCACGAGCACCAGGTCCAGGGGTGCCGCCACGACGTCCACGTCGCGGATCTCGAGGGCGCCCGTCGCGTCCGTCACGTCGGCCATCAATCGGCCGCGCAGGTCGGAGTCGCCCGCGCGCAGCACCAAGTCGGTGATGCGGTAGCGCGTCGTGCCCCGCCGCGTCCCGTTCTGGATGGCGATGCGGCCTGTGGCGCTGCCGGAGTCGGGCACCAGGTCGCTGGCCCAAGCGAGATCTGCGAGGTCAACCCGAACGGCGCGAAGGTCCAGGTCGAGTCGCGCGTCGTCGCCATCCTTGGGCAGGCCGATGGCGCCGTTGAGGGCGAGCTGCGAGCCGTCCACGCGCAGCGTCGGGAAGGCGAGGCCCACCGAGTCCGGCGTCACGACCACGCGTCCAATGGCCTCGCGCAACTGCAGTGGCGGATCGTCCGCCCGCAGGCTGGCCGAGCTGACGTTGAACTCGGCTCGCCCGCTGGCGACATCGAACGAGCTGGCACCCAAGCCAAGCGCGATCCCGGAGTACTCGCGGCGCAGCGACGGCGCGTTGGGGACGCTGTCGGGTCGTGTGACGCCAACGGTCCCGTTCTGAAGTTCCAGCGAGTCTACGCTGAACGTCCAGGCCTGGCGCTGTGATCCCTCCGTCGGCGTGCTCGGCGTGGTCGACGGGGTCTCGCGAAGCAGCGCGGCGACGTTCCAGTCGCCGGCCGCGTCCTGCTCGAGTTCGACCGTGGGATCCGCGATGAGCAATCGCTGAATGTGAACCTCGCGGTCCAGGAGCGGCGCGAGGGCCACGCGAGCGGACACAGCGCCAATTCCAACCACGCGGCGGCCCGACGGGTCAGTCAGCGAGAGCGAGTCGACGGCGACACTGCCGATGGGCGTGAGCCGCAGGCCGTGGAGCTGCAGCACGGCGCCATCGACAAGTGCTGCTGCCGCGGCCTCGGCGATGCGGCGTGCCGCCCAGGCACGCCCGCGATCCGTCTGCAGCACGAAGGTCGCAAACGCGGCCGTCGCTACGGCGGCGCCGCCGACGAGCCCCAGCGTCACCCAAAGCATCACGCGCAGGCGGCGCCGCACCTAGAACGCCTCGCCGATGCTGAAGTGGAAGGCGAGGCGCGGGAACAGGCCCTTGGGACGCGAGGGCCGGAACGTGGCAGGGCAGCCGAAGGGCCCGAGCAACTCGGCGCGCGCGTCATCCAGCGGCTCCTGCGAGCCCGGCGATACGCAGATGGCGCGCCCCTGCCGCGTGCCGCTGGCGCGCTGGAGGTAGAAGGCCGGCCCCGCTTCGTAGGGATGCCCATTGTATCCGACATCCACGCGGAAGGGCCCGAGAGGCGTCACCACACGTACGCCGATGCCCGGCGTGGCGCGCAGGCCGGTGACGGCGTAATTGCCGGAGGTGTTCCACACGCGGCCCGCGTCGAGGAACAGCACCCAGCGCAGCAGGTCGCTGGGCCAGCCGTGGCGGGATCGCAGCTCGATGTTGATGAGCGCGTTCGCGAGACCACCGGCGGGTGCGCTGCGCTCGAAGCCATCGGCGGCGTCCGCAATGCCGACCAGCTCACCGCCAACCGTCTGCGTGTCCGGCGGCGCGGCCACCACATACGCCACGGGGCCGAGCTGGCCTTGGTTATAGCCGCGCACGGTGTTCTGGCCGCCCGAGTAAAAGCGCTCCTGCGGCGGCACCAGCGCGCCCGATCGGCCGTGCGTGCCGATGTATCCACCCGAGAGGCGCAACGCGCCGACGAGATAGCGGTTGAGCGGGCGATACAGCGCGTACTCGAACTGCGAACGCGTGAACACCAAGCTGGTCGTGTCGACGCCGGGCACATCGAGGTTGATGTGCCCGAGCCGCGTCTCCACCGCCCAACGCTCGTCGTTCAGGGCGAACGACGTGATGGCCGGCGCGCTGCGCGACCAGGTCACGCCGGCGGCCTGCACAACACTGGGACTATTGAGCAGGAAGCGATCGTTAAAGCGGCAGAGACCGAAGGTGCCGCAGGAGACGGCCGCGTCCGAGGTCGTGCGGCCGGCGTCGAAGCGATACGTGAACGTCGTGTTGACGCGCGGCACGAGGGGCCGGTCGAAGGATCCCAGCCCGCCCACGTAGGTCTCGCGCACGTAGGTCTGGAATTCCGTGCGGCGCTCGCTGTAGAGCGTGCCCTGCGGATGCCACTGGTCGCCGAGCGGGCCGCGCAGGGCCAGTGTGGCGCCGACGTAGTAGTTCAACTTCGCGCTGAACGTGTCGGCGCGTACGGCGGGGGCGCAGGCCCCGCTAAAACCGTTCACCGGCGCGCCCACGCCCAGCTTGGACAGCCGCATGTCCAACTGCAGGCGGTGCGCGCGCCCGAGGAAGTTCTGCTCCACGAAGCGCGTCTGCGTGCGGAAGCAGTCAATGGTGCCCCAGCCGCCGCCGGCGCGCAGGTACTGGTGTCGGCCTTCAACCAACCGCACGCGCACCGGCAGTGTGTCGCCGGTGACGCCGTTCGGCACCGTGTCGATGGCTACGGTGCGATACAGGTCGTAGGAGTAGAGCAGCTGCTGGCTCGCGCCCACGGCGCGCGAGCTGTACACATCGCCCGGCTTGAAGCGCAGCAGCTGCGTAATCTCGTCCGCGCGAAGGGCCGGTGCGCCGGAATCGTTCGCGGTGAGCGCCACGTTGATGCGCCCCACGCGCACCAGTTGCCCCGGCGCGAACTCCAGGGTCACCCGCGCGCGGCGGGCAACGCTGTCCACCGTCACGCGTCGCGTCGGCGCCCGGGCGCGGGCGTAGCCTTCGGCGCGCAGGATCTGCTGCACCGAGTCCATCGTGGACACCAGCAACGAGTCGTCCAGGGGTTCGCCGCGCAGCTTGCCCATCAAGGCGGATTCATCGATCACGCGACGCGGCAGCCCCACGATCCGCAGGGTGTCAATCAGCACCGGCGGCGCCTCGGTCACCCGGATGCGCACGTGCACCGTGCGCTCGCCGGTGCGGACCGTGCCGGCCACGGCCGAGGTGCCGGGATAGCCGCGCATCGCATACCAGGCGGCGATGCGACGCGTGTCCCGTAGCAGCTCGAGGGAGTCGAGGCAGGCCTCGGGCCCGACGTTCCAACCGAACCAACGGCGGAGGCGCCCGGCGCGCTCCGTGTACAGGATCGAACGCAGGTCCGCCGAGGAGATCGACGCGTTGCCGCGGATCCGCAGCGCCTCGACCCGCGGGCGTCGCGAGGTGCAGCCGCGGTCCGCCGTCGGCAGCGACACGACCTGCGCCGGCAACTCGGCGGCAAGCCCGAGGCAGAGCAGCGGCAGGAGGCGGATGAGGGCGCGCACGAACAATCTTATATTCGTGTACCCATCCCCAGCCATTGAGTCCCCGGGAGATCTCACGTGCGTATTCGACACCTGACCACCTGCGCCGCGTTGCTCGGCGCCGCCTGCACCCCCGACCGGATGCCGACCGCAGACGCCAGCTGCTTCGGCAACCGCGTGCTGTCGTTTCAGGATGTGACCGCCGAGGTCCTGATCCCGAGCGGCGAGTCCTGCGATGCCGGCAGCTTCCGGATCGTGTTCACGCGCGGCGCGGACACGCTGGCCACACTCGAGGAGCAGCGCCTCGGGACAGTGGGCTTCATCGGCACCGCGGACGTGGACGGCGATGGCCGCGGCGAGTTCTTCGTGGCGACGCAGGCCACGGATTCCACCAAACAGGGGGCGCTGTTCGCGTACACGGAGTCGGCGGGCCAGGTGGCGGCGTTCCCGCTGGCCGCTCTCGATGCCGCGCAGCTCGAGGGCTACGGCGGCGCCGATCGGTTTGGCTTCGGCGGCGGTGATCAACTGGTGCGGGCCTTCCCGCGAGGGGTGGCCGGCGACACCGCGTGGTTCGGCTACTCGCACGGCGAGCGGCGCTGGCAGGCGATCGCCCGGCCGAGCTGGATTCGCTGACGCGCGCCTACTGGCCGCGCGGCTTCACCCGCCGAGTGGCCGTGGCGCTGAGCGGGTCGTCGGGCCAGGGGTGCCGCGGATAGCGACCCTTCAGGTCCTTGCGCACCTCGAAGTATCCGCTGCGCCAGAAGCTGGCTAGGTCCTTCGTGACCTGCACGGGGCGCCCAGCAGGAGAGAGCAGGTGCAGTGTGACGGGCAGCCGGCCATCTGCGACCCGTGGTGTATCGGTCCAGCCGAAGGTCTCCTGCAGCTTGACCGCGAGCACGGGAGCCTGCGGGTCGTCGTAGTCGAGCGCGATGCGCGAGCCACTCGGTACCTGTAGGTGTGTCGGGACGAACTCGTCGAGTCGCGTACGCGCCTTCCAGTCGAGCATCGACAGCAGGGCATCCGCGAGTCGCAGGCGTTCGAGGTCGGCTCGCCGCCGCGGCTCGCCAAGGGCGGGGAGCAGCCACTGCTCCAACTCGGCCAGCAGCGCAGTGTCGGAGACGTCGGGCCATTCCGCAGGCGCCGCCGCGTGTGCCGCCGTGAGGCGTTGCCGGAGTGCACGGTCAACGTCCCGCCACGGCAGCGCGTCGAGCCCGCGGCGGCGCACGGACGCCAGGAACGCCGCCGCGATCTCGTCCGTGGGTGCATCGCGCAGCTCACGTTCGCGCAACACGATGGCGCCAAGGGTCTCACGCTCGACGGCGAGCGGGCGGTCAAGCTCGTCGTTCCATCCCACCTCGCGAATGCTTGTGATGTCCGACGCGAAGAGCTCGCGGATGGATGCCTCCGAGATGGGTGCCGCGAGCCAGATCTTGCTCTCGAGCGCGCGTCCGTCGAGATCCGCCACCGCGAGGTACTCCTCGTCGCCGAGTCGATCGCTGCCCTCGACCTTCGCGCCCCGGCCATTTCGCAGCAGGAATCGAGCTGCGATGCCGGGGCGCCGCTGCGCAATGCGGTCAGGGTAGGCGAGGGCGACGAGTTCGCCGAGTGCGGACGTGTCGGCGCTGCGGTCGCTGTCGTCGTCGCGAGGCAGGTCCGCCTTGGCGGCGTTGGCAGCTCGCCGCTCGGTCGCCGCGTTCGACACCAGGCGCTGAAGCGCCCGCGCCTCCGTGCGCACCCGCTGTACGCGTGTACGGTCGGCGAGCGATGGATGCCGCCCGCGCAGCGCTTCCACGCGCGTGAGCACCGCGACGTCGTCCGCCGCAGACTGCGGCGACAGCAGGTCACGATCGGCCAGCAGCGCGGCAAGCTCGCAGGCCAGCGTGGCGTGCCCAAGGCTCGTGCCCACGAGTGCCAGATGGGCGAGCCGCGGCGTGATGCCGAGGCGAGCCATCGCGCGACCGTGCGCCGTGACGCGGCCATTGGCGTCGAGCGCCGCGAGTTCGCGGAGCAGGCCACGCGCCTGCGCCAGGGCGCCCGCCGGAGGCGCATCGAGCCAACGCAGTGCCTCGGCGTCCTGCACGCCGGCGCAGGCCAGCTCCAGGGCGAGCGGGGCGAGATCGCTCTCGAGGATCTCCGGTCGGCTGCGCGTCGCGAGCGCGTGCTCCGTGGCCTCGTCCCACAGGCGCACGCAGTGCCCCGGGGCCGTGCGGCCGGCCCGTCCACGCCGCTGGTCGGCCGAGTCGCGGGAGACCCGCAGCGTCTCGAGCCGCGTCATGCCGCTGCGCGGGTCGAAGCGCGGCAGCCGCGAGAGCCCGCTGTCGATCACGATCTGTACGCCGCTCAACGTCACCGACGATTCCGCAATGGACGTGCTGAGCACCACGCGACGCGTGCGCCGTGTGTGTCGCAGCACGGCATCCTGTTCCTCCAGTCGCAGCGAGCCGTGCAGCACCTGCACCTCGGCATCGAGCGACTGCTCTTCCAGCGCCGAGCGGACGCGTGTGATCTCACCAATGCCAGGCAGGAACACGAGCGCGTCTCCCGGATGCGTCGCGAGGGCACGGCGGATCTCTGCGGCCGTTGCAGCGGCCATGGGAATGCGCTGCGGGAGTGGCCGCCACTCCGTCGTCACGGGGAAGGCGCGACCTTCGCTGGCGATGGTCGGTGCCGCGGGCTCGTCCGCGGCGACAAGCAGTCGCGCCACCGGCGTCGGGTCCATCGTCGCCGACATCACAACAAGGCGCAGGTCGGGCCGCAGCACCGCGCGCGACTCCAACGTGAGCGCCAAGCCCAGGTCCGAGGGCAGGTGGCGTTCGTGGAACTCGTCGAAGCAGACGGCGGCCACGCCCTCGAGTGCGGGGTCGTCCTGCAGCATCCGCGTGAGGATGCCCTCGGTGACGACCTCGATGCGCGTGCGCGCCGACACGCGCGACTCGTGGCGCACGCGATAGCCCACGCGCTCGCCGACGGGTTCGCCGTGCAAGCTGGCCATCTGCGTCGCGGCCGCGCGTGCGGCGACTCGGCGAGGCTCGAGCACGAGGATGCGTCCGTCGTTGCGCCACGGGGCGTCGAGCAGCGCCAGCGGGAGTCGCGTGGTTTTCCCCGCACCCGGTGCGGCGACGACCACGGCGCTCGCACGCTGCTCCAGCGCGGCAGATATCGCCGGCAGCAACGCGTCGATCGGGAGCGGGTCGAGGGCCGGGCGCGCAGACACGAGAGGGAAACCGGGGCGGGAAGCTGAGCGTACAATGAGGATGAGCGCCTGCGTAAGTTACGCGACGCCCCTAACCGCTACTGCCCGACTGATGACTGCTGCCGAACCCGTTGTCCTGCCCACGAGCCGCAGCCGCGACCGCACGTTCTGGTCCGTGCTCGCCTTCGTGGCCTTGGCCGACGTTGCCACGAAGCGCTGGGCGGAAGCCGTACTGCAGCTGCACCTGCCGGAAGAGGTCGTCGGCCACTGGCTGCGCTGGACGCTGACGTATAATCCCGGCGCTGCCATGAACCTCTCCGTCGGCGACGCATCACGCGCGGTGTTCAGCGGCATCGCCATCGTGATGATTGCCTACCTGTACTATCTGTACCGCCAGGCGCGCTCGGACGAATGGGCGACGCCACTCGCGTTGGGCTTGATCACCGCCGGTGCCTTCGGCAACCTGCTCGACCGCCTGCGGCACGCGAAGGGCGTGGTGGACTTCATCGATGTCGGCACCGCCTCGTGGCGCTTCTGGACCTTCAATGTGGCCGACATGGGCGTGACCGTCGGCGCCGTGCTGCTGGCCATCCTGATGTGGCGGGAAGAGCGTGCCGGCGCTAGCGTCAATGCAGCCACCGAGGCACCGGTCGGCGAATCCGCTCCCATCCCACCCGCCGAATCATGACGCAGCGTCGCGACTTCCTTCGCCAGGCTTCCCTCGTTGCCGCGGGCTCGCTCGCCGCTGGCCCGCTCGTCGCCCAGTCCGCCGCCCCGGCCGCCCAGGGCGACTGGGACATGTCCTGGACGGAGCGCGTGACCGGGAAGTACCGGATGTGCTTCGACGCCCACGAGGTATCGGACGGCGTCTGCCTGCACCAGGCCCGCTCCTTCATTGCGGGCTACGCCGCGACCTACGGCTTGACGGACCAGGATGTCAGCGCGGTGCTCGTCATTCGGCACGGCGCCGTTCCAATGGTGATGAACGACAGCCTGTGGGAGGACGGATTCCTCGCCGAGGCAACCAAGCAGAAGGATCCGGAGTCCGGCGAGCCGGCCAAGCGCAATCCGTTCGTGAACGTGCCCGCGGGCGCGCGCTATGCAATGACCTGGCCCGACGGCGCGCTGGACACGCTCATCAGCCGCGGCGTGATCGTGTTGGCCTGCGACCTGGCGCTCTCGAACTTCTCGGGTCGCATCGCGAACCATCGCAAAATTCCCCGGCAGGACGCGCGCGCGCTGGTGCTTGCGAACCTCATTCCCGGCGTCTACCGGATGCCCACGGGCATCTTCGCCACGAGCCACGCGCAGCAGCTGGGCTGCGGCGTGCTCAACGCGGTCTGATTTCAGGCCGCGTGCGTCGCGTGCGCTGCGTGCGCCGCGGTGCCCCCGCGCGGCCTCGGCGCCCTCGGCGACGCGCCGCGACTGGACGCCGATGAAGTCCTACGATCAGGCGTACTTCGAGAAGTGGTACCACGATCCGGCGCGCCGCGTGATCACGCCGGCCGCCGTGGCGCGCAAGGTGCGCCTTTGCCTTGGTGTCGCCGAGGCGCTGCTCGAGCGGCCGGTCCGGACCGTGCTCGACGTCGGCTGTGGCGAGGCGCCGTGGCGTGAGCATCTCCGACGAGAGCGGCCGGCGCTGCAGTACACCGGCGTGGAGTCGAGCACCTATGCGGTCGAGCGTTTCGGACGCACGCGAAACATTCGCGCGGGCTCGGTCGGCACGCTGCCATCGCTGGAACTTGATGGGCCCTTCGACTTGATCGTCGTTTGCGATGTCCTGCAGTACGTGCCCGATGCCGAGCTTGGTCCCGGCCTGACCGAGATCGCGCGGCTGCTGGGTGGTGTGGCCTATCTCGAGGCCTACACCACCGACGACGACATCGAGGGCGATCGCAGCCACTGGCATCAGCGCTCGGCGGCCGAGTACCTCGCGGAGTTCTCGCGGGTCGGGCTGGTCGGGGTGGGGATGCACTGCTACGTCGGAGATGCGCTGCGCGATGCAACGATCACGTTGGAGCGGCGCGCGTGAGCGACGCTCGCGAACAACTCACGTGAGCGCCCCGCGTTCGCGACTCTCGTTCGCGGCTCTCGTGAGCCGTGTTCCATGACGCCACGCACTCGCTTCAAGGTCTGCTGCATGGCCAGCCGCGAGGAGGCAGATCTCGCCATCGCCGCGGGCGCGACGGCCATCGGCCTGGTGGCCGCGATGCCCAGTGGCCCAGGACCGATTCCCGACGCGCTGATCAGGGAGATTGCCGAACATACCGCGGGTCGCGTGCGGCGATTCCTGCTCACGCCAAAGGTTCTCGCCGCGGAGATCGCCACGCAGGTGCGCGCCGCCGGCGTGGACACGGTGCAGCTCGTGGACGCGGTCGCGCAGGAGGAACTCGCGCGGCTCCGGGATGCGTTGCCCGATACGCAGCTGGTGCAGGTCATCCACGTGCGGGATGCATCGGACGTCGAGGCTGCGGTGGAGGTCGCCGAGTTCGTGGACGAGATCCTGCTCGACTCCGGTAACCCCAGCGCGCGCATCAAGGAACTTGGCGGCACCGGGCGCA
This window of the Gemmatimonadaceae bacterium genome carries:
- the lspA gene encoding signal peptidase II, yielding MTAAEPVVLPTSRSRDRTFWSVLAFVALADVATKRWAEAVLQLHLPEEVVGHWLRWTLTYNPGAAMNLSVGDASRAVFSGIAIVMIAYLYYLYRQARSDEWATPLALGLITAGAFGNLLDRLRHAKGVVDFIDVGTASWRFWTFNVADMGVTVGAVLLAILMWREERAGASVNAATEAPVGESAPIPPAES
- a CDS encoding BamA/TamA family outer membrane protein, translating into MRALIRLLPLLCLGLAAELPAQVVSLPTADRGCTSRRPRVEALRIRGNASISSADLRSILYTERAGRLRRWFGWNVGPEACLDSLELLRDTRRIAAWYAMRGYPGTSAVAGTVRTGERTVHVRIRVTEAPPVLIDTLRIVGLPRRVIDESALMGKLRGEPLDDSLLVSTMDSVQQILRAEGYARARAPTRRVTVDSVARRARVTLEFAPGQLVRVGRINVALTANDSGAPALRADEITQLLRFKPGDVYSSRAVGASQQLLYSYDLYRTVAIDTVPNGVTGDTLPVRVRLVEGRHQYLRAGGGWGTIDCFRTQTRFVEQNFLGRAHRLQLDMRLSKLGVGAPVNGFSGACAPAVRADTFSAKLNYYVGATLALRGPLGDQWHPQGTLYSERRTEFQTYVRETYVGGLGSFDRPLVPRVNTTFTYRFDAGRTTSDAAVSCGTFGLCRFNDRFLLNSPSVVQAAGVTWSRSAPAITSFALNDERWAVETRLGHINLDVPGVDTTSLVFTRSQFEYALYRPLNRYLVGALRLSGGYIGTHGRSGALVPPQERFYSGGQNTVRGYNQGQLGPVAYVVAAPPDTQTVGGELVGIADAADGFERSAPAGGLANALINIELRSRHGWPSDLLRWVLFLDAGRVWNTSGNYAVTGLRATPGIGVRVVTPLGPFRVDVGYNGHPYEAGPAFYLQRASGTRQGRAICVSPGSQEPLDDARAELLGPFGCPATFRPSRPKGLFPRLAFHFSIGEAF
- a CDS encoding class I SAM-dependent methyltransferase; protein product: MKSYDQAYFEKWYHDPARRVITPAAVARKVRLCLGVAEALLERPVRTVLDVGCGEAPWREHLRRERPALQYTGVESSTYAVERFGRTRNIRAGSVGTLPSLELDGPFDLIVVCDVLQYVPDAELGPGLTEIARLLGGVAYLEAYTTDDDIEGDRSHWHQRSAAEYLAEFSRVGLVGVGMHCYVGDALRDATITLERRA
- the hrpB gene encoding ATP-dependent helicase HrpB, with product MSARPALDPLPIDALLPAISAALEQRASAVVVAAPGAGKTTRLPLALLDAPWRNDGRILVLEPRRVAARAAATQMASLHGEPVGERVGYRVRHESRVSARTRIEVVTEGILTRMLQDDPALEGVAAVCFDEFHERHLPSDLGLALTLESRAVLRPDLRLVVMSATMDPTPVARLLVAADEPAAPTIASEGRAFPVTTEWRPLPQRIPMAAATAAEIRRALATHPGDALVFLPGIGEITRVRSALEEQSLDAEVQVLHGSLRLEEQDAVLRHTRRTRRVVLSTSIAESSVTLSGVQIVIDSGLSRLPRFDPRSGMTRLETLRVSRDSADQRRGRAGRTAPGHCVRLWDEATEHALATRSRPEILESDLAPLALELACAGVQDAEALRWLDAPPAGALAQARGLLRELAALDANGRVTAHGRAMARLGITPRLAHLALVGTSLGHATLACELAALLADRDLLSPQSAADDVAVLTRVEALRGRHPSLADRTRVQRVRTEARALQRLVSNAATERRAANAAKADLPRDDDSDRSADTSALGELVALAYPDRIAQRRPGIAARFLLRNGRGAKVEGSDRLGDEEYLAVADLDGRALESKIWLAAPISEASIRELFASDITSIREVGWNDELDRPLAVERETLGAIVLRERELRDAPTDEIAAAFLASVRRRGLDALPWRDVDRALRQRLTAAHAAAPAEWPDVSDTALLAELEQWLLPALGEPRRRADLERLRLADALLSMLDWKARTRLDEFVPTHLQVPSGSRIALDYDDPQAPVLAVKLQETFGWTDTPRVADGRLPVTLHLLSPAGRPVQVTKDLASFWRSGYFEVRKDLKGRYPRHPWPDDPLSATATRRVKPRGQ
- a CDS encoding phosphoribosylanthranilate isomerase — its product is MTPRTRFKVCCMASREEADLAIAAGATAIGLVAAMPSGPGPIPDALIREIAEHTAGRVRRFLLTPKVLAAEIATQVRAAGVDTVQLVDAVAQEELARLRDALPDTQLVQVIHVRDASDVEAAVEVAEFVDEILLDSGNPSARIKELGGTGRTHDWTLSRRIVEASPVPVWLAGGLRPENAADAVRSVRPYGLDICSGLRPAGALDPDRLRAFAEALAAA
- a CDS encoding translocation/assembly module TamB domain-containing protein, with amino-acid sequence MRRRLRVMLWVTLGLVGGAAVATAAFATFVLQTDRGRAWAARRIAEAAAAALVDGAVLQLHGLRLTPIGSVAVDSLSLTDPSGRRVVGIGAVSARVALAPLLDREVHIQRLLIADPTVELEQDAAGDWNVAALLRETPSTTPSTPTEGSQRQAWTFSVDSLELQNGTVGVTRPDSVPNAPSLRREYSGIALGLGASSFDVASGRAEFNVSSASLRADDPPLQLREAIGRVVVTPDSVGLAFPTLRVDGSQLALNGAIGLPKDGDDARLDLDLRAVRVDLADLAWASDLVPDSGSATGRIAIQNGTRRGTTRYRITDLVLRAGDSDLRGRLMADVTDATGALEIRDVDVVAAPLDLVLVRQLFGDSTPPPPFDGRLRGRLRARGGPLDRWLLDSATLTYEDRRIAGAESQFTVAGSLDLLATDTRLQPLTVRIDSMDVRTAGAVTDVADSLQGFLRGRVLLDGPVSNIAFRELDLVHVDAALPRSHVRGSGRLASDVSTTWLEARLSLDTVGVASLGRAFTPERLAGRLHGTLDVSATGDSVALDLALSGEDADVAFRGATSMDTARLVLKGEAAVWALDLRRFAPGLVLPPHALTARATLGLDGPWEEPSGPISFAIDSTSQLAGLSLADGRGDLLLEPGGIRVDTIAIRGPVGSFAARGRLSREPALRDTLRFVAVLDSAALLAGFLSDSLAEAWADSLGGSARLEGIALGSLDTLDVQAQLRATGLHAGSYAVRQVDAELLLGGLPTATRGLVTFDAVQIDGLGLPVHRLSAEATVREAAWADASLRMIAADTVVASARADVHYMGDSLELRLDSLEARTQNAAWRLRRPARVFAGPDRTVVDSLDLSSDDGAQLTLDAELRSAGEVYLRSVVTRVPLRHARFTGLMPPRVDGAVSLDATLTGSTAAPRLTMTGALDSTVVDGTVGPRFSFQAQFADQVAQVLMRGELQDRDAFAVTAELPLDLRLESRTIDQRLLEAPLYVRVTADGSPLAGVQAFAPGLRDLRGGYDADIQVTGTWRALEPRGILLVRDGAFAIPALGTGFREFDADVGFAPDSILVYRARLADERATNDTASVEGAVVRTAAGWRADLRSVARSLRLIDDPRVAEADVSWQLRMSGPLDSLAIGGVVTVPNANVSIGRQRRQVLQLAEDQEAEAASSVYAPYLEGLRVRLGNEVRLKSPEASVQLTGEVNVTGRLTEPSVIGEIQAERGTYRLDLGLLQRTFQVDSGRVRMNGPLTNSPTLDIHTSYVVRQADREDVHIGARLSGTVDQPRLALSSSDLGTTASETEIISYLLFGAPTFALDGQSASAVRLATAALVPSLGGAAERALGARLPFLSELQVVTVAGDSPQDFTLNSFEGLLNSFALTAGTQIGTDSYLRLSGGVCRGENRAAQSLPAWFGIAAEYRPRERLSAELSLTPGSAPCNRIGSFAQIYQLGFDLYRDWRW